In one window of Larus michahellis chromosome 10, bLarMic1.1, whole genome shotgun sequence DNA:
- the LOC141749448 gene encoding uncharacterized protein LOC141749448 isoform X2: MLQVVPSPTVEVAMLREVLSPSVEVAMLREVLSPSVEVAMLWEVPSLSVEVVMLREVLSPSAEVVMLQEVLSPSAEVVMLQVVPSPTMEVVMLREVPLPSVEVVMLWEVPSPSVEVVMLREVPSPSVEVVMLQVVPSPTMEVVMLREVPSPTVEVVMLWEVPSSCLRPCWDGERRGCSGWERGGQLFSWCLKVSCWRPGKRSRARSVGAEGSSLPCCRFSCLRTRLQVQHLEWAPKRGGDVTSIYKGQRPLREVSFMISKAEIDTNKDDRFRPVGLGVTRIPLSIPES; encoded by the exons ATGCTGCAGGTTGTCCCCTCGCCCACTGTGGAGGTGGCGATGCTGCGGGAGGTCCTCTCGCCCAGCGTGGAGGTGGCGATGCTGCGGGAGGTCCTCTCGCCCAGCGTGGAG GTGGCGATGCTTTGGGAGGTCCCCTCGCTCAGTGTGGAGGTGGTGATGCTGCGGGAGGTCCTCTCGCCCAGCGCAGAGGTGGTGATGCTGCAGGAGGTCCTCTCGCCCAGCGCAGAGGTGGTGATGCTGCAGGTGGTCCCTTCACCCACCATGGAGGTGGTGATGCTGCGGGAGGTCCCCTTGCCCAGCGTGGAGGTGGTGATGCTTTGGGAGGTCCCCTCGCCCAGCGTGGAGGTGGTGATGCTGCGGGAGGTCCCTTCGCCCAGTGTGGAGGTGGTGATGCTGCAGGTGGTCCCTTCACCCACCATGGAGGTGGTGATGCTGCGGGAGGTCCCCTCGCCCACCGTGGAGGTGGTGATGCTGTGGGAGGTCCCCTCGAGCTGCCTCCGTCCCTGCTGGGATGGGGAGCGCCGGGGCTGCAGCGGGTGGGAACGGGGGGGTCAGCTCTTCTCCTGGTGCCTGAAGGTCTCCTGTTGGCGACCTGGGAAAAGGTCTCGGGCACGGAGcgtgggggctgaaggcagcTCCTTGCCgtgctgcaggttttcctgtctACGCACGCGCCTGCAGGTGCAGCATCTGGAATGGGCGCCCAAGAGGGGGGGGGACGTGACTTCTATTTATAAAGGCCAAAGGCCTCTGCGAGAAGTGAGCTTTATGATTTCTAAAGCGGAAATTGATACGAATAAAGATGATCGTTTCAGACCTGTCGGCTTAGGCGTGACCCGTATCCCGCTATCCATCCCCGAGAGTTAA
- the LOC141749448 gene encoding uncharacterized protein LOC141749448 isoform X1, translating into MLQVVPSPTVEVAMLREVLSPSVEVAMLREVLSPSVEVAMLREVLSPSVEVAMLWEVPSLSVEVVMLREVLSPSAEVVMLQEVLSPSAEVVMLQVVPSPTMEVVMLREVPLPSVEVVMLWEVPSPSVEVVMLREVPSPSVEVVMLQVVPSPTMEVVMLREVPSPTVEVVMLWEVPSSCLRPCWDGERRGCSGWERGGQLFSWCLKVSCWRPGKRSRARSVGAEGSSLPCCRFSCLRTRLQVQHLEWAPKRGGDVTSIYKGQRPLREVSFMISKAEIDTNKDDRFRPVGLGVTRIPLSIPES; encoded by the coding sequence ATGCTGCAGGTTGTCCCCTCGCCCACTGTGGAGGTGGCGATGCTGCGGGAGGTCCTCTCGCCCAGCGTGGAGGTGGCGATGCTGCGGGAGGTCCTCTCGCCCAGCGTGGAGGTGGCGATGCTGCGGGAGGTCCTCTCGCCCAGCGTGGAGGTGGCGATGCTTTGGGAGGTCCCCTCGCTCAGTGTGGAGGTGGTGATGCTGCGGGAGGTCCTCTCGCCCAGCGCAGAGGTGGTGATGCTGCAGGAGGTCCTCTCGCCCAGCGCAGAGGTGGTGATGCTGCAGGTGGTCCCTTCACCCACCATGGAGGTGGTGATGCTGCGGGAGGTCCCCTTGCCCAGCGTGGAGGTGGTGATGCTTTGGGAGGTCCCCTCGCCCAGCGTGGAGGTGGTGATGCTGCGGGAGGTCCCTTCGCCCAGTGTGGAGGTGGTGATGCTGCAGGTGGTCCCTTCACCCACCATGGAGGTGGTGATGCTGCGGGAGGTCCCCTCGCCCACCGTGGAGGTGGTGATGCTGTGGGAGGTCCCCTCGAGCTGCCTCCGTCCCTGCTGGGATGGGGAGCGCCGGGGCTGCAGCGGGTGGGAACGGGGGGGTCAGCTCTTCTCCTGGTGCCTGAAGGTCTCCTGTTGGCGACCTGGGAAAAGGTCTCGGGCACGGAGcgtgggggctgaaggcagcTCCTTGCCgtgctgcaggttttcctgtctACGCACGCGCCTGCAGGTGCAGCATCTGGAATGGGCGCCCAAGAGGGGGGGGGACGTGACTTCTATTTATAAAGGCCAAAGGCCTCTGCGAGAAGTGAGCTTTATGATTTCTAAAGCGGAAATTGATACGAATAAAGATGATCGTTTCAGACCTGTCGGCTTAGGCGTGACCCGTATCCCGCTATCCATCCCCGAGAGTTAA